In Glycine max cultivar Williams 82 chromosome 7, Glycine_max_v4.0, whole genome shotgun sequence, a single window of DNA contains:
- the LOC100802988 gene encoding pathogenesis-related protein 1A encodes MGSAKFALILTIVIISMCSISLAQNSPKDFLDAHNAARAEVGVEPLAWDDTVAAYAQQYADSRIKECQVVHSQGPYGENLVASPGDVSGTDAVKMWVAEKANYDHKANKCVNNQECMHYAQLVWSNTFLVGCARSKCDNGWTFVICSYDPPGNFQGEQPY; translated from the coding sequence ATGGGGTCCGCAAAATTTGCTTTGATATTAACAATTGTTATTATCTCAATGTGTAGCATTTCCTTGGCACAAAATTCGCCCAAAGATTTCCTTGACGCGCACAATGCAGCTCGTGCAGAGGTTGGTGTTGAGCCACTCGCATGGGACGACACCGTCGCAGCCTACGCTCAGCAATATGCGGACTCGAGGATCAAAGAGTGCCAAGTAGTGCACTCTCAGGGGCCTTATGGGGAGAACCTGGTGGCCAGTCCCGGCGATGTTAGCGGCACGGACGCAGTGAAAATGTGGGTGGCGGAGAAGGCAAACTATGACCACAAGGCCAACAAGTGTGTGAATAATCAAGAGTGCATGCATTATGCTCAGCTGGTTTGGAGCAACACGTTTCTTGTTGGGTGTGCTAGGTCAAAGTGTGACAATGGCTGGACGTTTGTCATCTGCAGCTATGACCCACCTGGCAATTTTCAAGGTGAACAACCTTACTAG
- the LOC100779249 gene encoding basic form of pathogenesis-related protein 1, translating into MGSHKVSFFVFFFLVLAFQPHVGHAQCSQEDFLNGQNDARSDVDVQVPLPPLVWNNTLAEYAQDYAKQRKSNCQLVHSNGPYGENLAGSTGDISCANAVKLWVDEKPYYDRNSNSCVGGVCGHYTQVVWRDSTQVGCAKVECDNGGTFICCNYYPPGNYVGQRPY; encoded by the coding sequence atgggatcacacaaagtttcattttttgtcttctttttcttggtcttaGCCTTTCAGCCTCACGTTGGCCATGCCCAATGCTCCCAAGAAGACTTCCTCAATGGTCAAAACGATGCTAGGTCAGATGTGGATGTTCAAGTTCCACTTCCACCTTTGGTTTGGAACAACACTTTAGCTGAATACGCGCAAGACTATGCTAAACAACGTAAGAGTAATTGCCAACTTGTGCACTCTAATGGACCTTATGGGGAGAACCTCGCAGGAAGCACGGGTGACATAAGTTGTGCCAATGCCGTGAAACTGTGGGTTGATGAGAAACCCTACTATGATCGCAATTCTAATTCTTGTGTTGGTGGGGTGTGTGGGCACTATACACAGGTGGTTTGGAGAGATTCAACCCAAGTTGGATGTGCCAAAGTAGAATGTGATAATGGAGGCACATTCATCTGTTGCAACTATTATCCCCCTGGCAACTACGTTGGACAAAGACCTTATTAA